In one window of Pseudoalteromonas espejiana DSM 9414 DNA:
- a CDS encoding TetR/AcrR family transcriptional regulator — protein MNTKEKIIHTSISLFNEHGERAISTNHIASHLGMSPGNLYYHFKNKEDIIRHIFALYSEHLNTHFKPINVNDDAFEHLTAYLDSLFELMWRYHFFYDNLGDILSRDESLKQAYIGFQSTLLEQVRQVILGLRDSEMITIEEQDALELAHTLKLTVSFWTPYIKARRLSGNLAEQDIYHGILKVLALFRAYSTEKSLIKMNQLREKYTQLAEQAPTLS, from the coding sequence ATGAATACCAAGGAAAAAATAATACACACCAGTATTTCATTATTTAATGAACATGGTGAGCGAGCAATATCAACTAATCATATTGCATCACATTTAGGGATGAGCCCGGGTAATCTTTACTATCACTTTAAAAATAAAGAAGACATTATCCGACATATTTTTGCGCTTTACAGTGAACACTTAAATACTCATTTTAAACCTATAAATGTAAATGATGATGCGTTTGAACATTTAACAGCTTACTTAGATTCGTTGTTTGAGCTAATGTGGCGGTATCATTTCTTTTACGACAACCTAGGCGATATTCTCTCCAGAGATGAAAGCTTAAAACAAGCGTATATTGGTTTTCAGTCAACATTATTAGAGCAGGTTCGCCAAGTTATACTTGGTTTGCGCGACAGTGAAATGATCACCATAGAGGAGCAAGATGCACTAGAACTTGCTCACACGCTTAAACTAACCGTTAGTTTTTGGACCCCTTACATTAAAGCGCGTAGGCTCAGTGGTAATTTAGCCGAGCAAGATATTTACCACGGCATTTTAAAAGTATTAGCGTTATTTAGGGCTTACAGCACTGAAAAAAGCTTAATTAAAATGAACCAGTTACGGGAAAAGTACACCCAACTTGCCGAGCAAGCACCCACACTTAGCTAG
- a CDS encoding TonB-dependent receptor domain-containing protein, which yields MLNKTILGVAISAALSFSVSAADNSIEKITVTANKFEQSINNVLASVNVIERSEIEASKVRDLPTLLSTQVGFQINPNGGFGQTSGVSLRGTGSGDTLILIDGVRTGSATLGQKALSNVPLNSIERIEIVKGSRAAVYGSDALAGVINIITREADNLSLDATFGSNAYQNYQLAGSVKSGDVISAFNAGFEKTDGFDALQGVAPDDDGYENKNLGFKVNYSDEHYGDFKLLGQYSEGFADYDSSFSPASSTVETGDFKNYQLSAGWSKNYKNQSHSIDVAFATDDSDSTYVDSFTGNSLTSTFITKRSQLDYTGQYQVSPQLNFSGGVNWYNDDVSNSSQEFVEDSRDVLAVFVGAYYDADNVLANLTVRQDDDEQFGDETTYTAAAGYHLSESATFRISQSTGFKAPTFNDLYYPNFGNPDLQPEKSVNRELGLNVNFDIAKVDFALFRNDIEDKIDYDENFALANISEARYEGVEFSLTQQILGFDSHFNFVYLSAENKETGDELRNVAKRTVNWEIAKKFGNFDARVDMQYRSDRQGAVTRLGSYTLWNIAGNYQVNKHIGVSLRVENLFDRDYNVVDSRSDFTTGEVYYYNTPERRFFAGASYQF from the coding sequence ATGCTAAATAAAACAATTCTTGGCGTTGCAATATCTGCTGCGTTGTCTTTTTCTGTATCTGCTGCAGATAACTCAATTGAAAAAATTACCGTTACTGCTAATAAATTCGAACAATCAATAAATAACGTGTTAGCAAGCGTTAATGTGATTGAACGTAGTGAAATTGAAGCAAGCAAAGTACGTGATTTACCAACACTGTTAAGCACTCAAGTTGGTTTTCAAATTAACCCTAATGGTGGCTTTGGGCAAACGTCGGGTGTATCACTGCGTGGTACAGGCTCGGGCGATACATTAATTTTGATTGATGGCGTACGCACAGGCTCCGCAACGCTTGGTCAAAAAGCGCTAAGCAATGTACCTCTAAATAGTATTGAACGTATTGAAATAGTGAAAGGGTCGCGTGCTGCTGTCTATGGCTCAGACGCGCTTGCAGGTGTAATTAACATAATTACCCGTGAAGCTGATAATTTATCGCTTGATGCTACGTTTGGCTCAAATGCTTATCAAAATTATCAACTTGCAGGTTCTGTTAAATCGGGCGATGTTATCTCAGCATTTAATGCAGGCTTTGAAAAAACAGATGGTTTTGATGCGCTTCAAGGTGTAGCACCAGATGACGATGGCTATGAAAATAAAAACCTAGGTTTTAAAGTAAACTACAGTGACGAGCACTACGGCGACTTTAAATTACTAGGCCAGTACAGTGAAGGTTTTGCTGACTACGATAGCAGCTTTAGCCCAGCGTCAAGCACTGTAGAGACAGGGGATTTTAAAAACTACCAGTTATCAGCAGGCTGGAGTAAAAATTATAAAAATCAGTCTCATAGCATCGATGTTGCGTTTGCTACCGATGACTCAGACAGCACTTACGTAGACTCTTTTACTGGCAATTCATTAACCAGTACGTTTATTACCAAGCGTTCGCAACTTGACTACACTGGGCAATACCAAGTATCTCCACAGCTTAATTTCAGTGGTGGTGTTAACTGGTATAACGATGATGTGTCGAATAGCTCACAAGAGTTTGTTGAAGATAGCCGAGATGTACTGGCTGTTTTTGTTGGTGCTTATTACGATGCCGATAATGTACTGGCTAATTTAACCGTTCGCCAAGATGATGACGAACAGTTTGGTGATGAAACAACTTATACTGCTGCAGCGGGTTACCATTTATCTGAAAGTGCTACATTTAGAATCAGCCAAAGCACAGGCTTTAAAGCGCCTACCTTTAACGATTTATATTACCCCAATTTTGGCAATCCTGATTTACAACCAGAAAAATCAGTAAATCGTGAATTGGGCTTAAATGTTAATTTCGATATAGCAAAAGTAGACTTTGCACTATTTAGAAACGACATTGAAGACAAAATTGATTACGACGAAAACTTTGCATTAGCTAATATTAGCGAAGCTCGTTATGAAGGGGTTGAGTTTAGCCTTACACAGCAAATTTTAGGATTCGATAGCCACTTTAACTTTGTTTATTTAAGTGCTGAAAATAAAGAAACAGGAGACGAGCTACGTAACGTTGCAAAACGTACCGTTAACTGGGAAATTGCAAAGAAGTTTGGCAACTTTGACGCACGTGTTGATATGCAGTACCGTAGCGATCGCCAAGGAGCTGTAACGCGTTTGGGTTCTTACACACTTTGGAACATTGCAGGTAACTACCAAGTAAATAAACACATTGGAGTATCACTACGTGTAGAAAACTTATTTGATAGAGACTACAACGTTGTTGATTCTAGATCTGATTTTACAACAGGTGAAGTGTATTACTACAATACCCCTGAGCGACGCTTTTTTGCCGGCGCCAGCTATCAGTTTTAA
- a CDS encoding YajQ family cyclic di-GMP-binding protein — protein sequence MPSFDIVSEVEMNEAKNAVDNANRELETRFDFRGVDASIELNDKTIKLKAEADQQVMQLFDILANKISKRGMDVASLDLQDITRAGKNVFRNVALKQGIEKDMAKKVVKAIKDSKVKVQAAIQGEEVRVTGKKRDDLQAAMQVVRSAELGQPFQFKNFRD from the coding sequence ATGCCTTCATTTGATATCGTATCTGAAGTAGAAATGAACGAAGCTAAAAATGCAGTAGATAACGCAAACCGTGAGCTTGAAACGCGCTTTGATTTTAGAGGTGTTGACGCATCAATTGAGCTTAACGACAAAACAATTAAGCTTAAAGCCGAAGCCGATCAGCAGGTAATGCAGTTGTTTGATATTTTAGCGAATAAGATTTCTAAGCGTGGCATGGATGTAGCCAGCCTTGATTTACAAGATATTACCCGCGCTGGTAAAAATGTATTTCGTAATGTTGCGCTTAAGCAAGGTATTGAAAAAGATATGGCAAAAAAAGTAGTTAAAGCCATTAAAGATTCAAAAGTTAAAGTGCAAGCTGCTATTCAAGGTGAAGAAGTTCGCGTAACAGGTAAAAAGCGTGACGACTTACAAGCGGCTATGCAAGTAGTGCGTAGCGCTGAGCTTGGTCAGCCATTTCAGTTTAAAAACTTTCGCGATTAA
- a CDS encoding ABC transporter substrate-binding protein — protein sequence MYKHLVFIIIITCSKFAFAKPINVDVLVEDGYFPIIINAEKQQGLAPEFVKILNESQSDYNFVLNSLPVKRLKKWVEWGEFDMLFLMALQWLPETARSSLKQTHFYVIAKNELYTLLENSNEQAYFDNLNTLTKAGVLGYSYRFANFNTDAQYLSEEHQVSLTIDEFNVVKMLLLKRADVGVLNNIAYQYFKKNNIFNMDLLYKSNKPDAIYDTHFLVNPKRSKITENQMDELLNSPTIKPKIKALLSAYGVTSSFTENK from the coding sequence ATGTATAAGCACCTTGTTTTTATAATTATTATTACTTGTAGCAAATTTGCTTTTGCCAAGCCAATTAATGTAGATGTGTTGGTAGAAGATGGTTATTTCCCAATAATTATCAATGCCGAAAAACAGCAGGGGCTAGCGCCTGAATTTGTCAAAATTTTAAACGAATCCCAAAGCGACTACAATTTTGTACTTAATTCATTACCTGTGAAAAGGCTTAAAAAGTGGGTCGAGTGGGGGGAGTTCGACATGCTTTTTTTAATGGCTTTGCAATGGCTGCCAGAGACAGCGAGAAGCTCTTTAAAACAAACTCACTTTTACGTAATTGCTAAAAATGAGCTTTATACTTTATTAGAAAATTCTAATGAGCAAGCATATTTTGATAACCTAAATACGTTAACAAAAGCAGGTGTACTTGGTTACTCGTATCGCTTTGCTAATTTTAATACCGACGCGCAGTATTTAAGTGAAGAGCACCAAGTAAGTTTGACCATTGATGAGTTTAATGTTGTTAAAATGCTGCTATTAAAACGTGCTGATGTTGGTGTGTTAAACAATATTGCCTACCAATATTTTAAAAAGAATAATATTTTTAATATGGACTTACTTTACAAAAGTAATAAACCAGACGCTATTTACGACACCCATTTTTTGGTTAATCCTAAACGCAGTAAAATTACAGAAAATCAAATGGATGAGCTATTAAATTCCCCCACCATAAAGCCGAAAATAAAAGCATTGCTGAGCGCATATGGTGTAACTTCAAGCTTTACTGAAAATAAATAA
- the msrA gene encoding peptide-methionine (S)-S-oxide reductase MsrA has product MSSTKQLATFGGGCFWCIDAAFRRVKGVLSVSSGYTGGNTDNPTYKSVCSGTTGHAEVVQLEFDSTQISFETLLVMFFTLHDATQLNRQGNDIGTQYRSVVYHHSKEQQQKTQAIITELQSHVSEPIVTELSPASLYYPGEHYHQNYYNENPEQGYCSILIAPKLQKFEMLFKEFLTE; this is encoded by the coding sequence ATGAGCTCAACAAAACAACTAGCAACATTTGGTGGCGGCTGCTTTTGGTGTATAGATGCCGCATTTAGACGTGTTAAAGGTGTATTGAGTGTTAGCTCAGGTTATACCGGGGGCAATACCGACAACCCAACGTATAAATCAGTTTGTTCAGGCACTACAGGCCATGCTGAGGTTGTTCAACTAGAATTTGACTCTACACAAATAAGCTTTGAAACACTGCTTGTTATGTTTTTCACCTTGCACGATGCTACGCAGCTAAACCGACAAGGTAATGATATTGGCACTCAATATCGGAGCGTTGTGTATCATCACTCAAAAGAGCAGCAGCAAAAAACACAAGCTATAATTACCGAGCTACAAAGCCATGTTAGTGAGCCAATTGTAACAGAACTAAGCCCTGCGTCTTTGTACTACCCCGGTGAGCACTACCATCAAAATTACTACAATGAAAACCCTGAGCAAGGTTACTGCAGTATTTTAATAGCCCCTAAATTACAAAAGTTTGAAATGCTATTTAAAGAGTTCTTAACTGAGTAG
- a CDS encoding ketopantoate reductase family protein → MANILVIGDGAIGLMLSHFLSKAHNVYVFTRKTTANTRFYCKANQPSQKINAQFITLKQLNELPAFDTVIFAVKAFQVIDAFIHIKPFLSSRCNIVLSHNGMGNVEQLNAELRFEQALYFLTTSMAGFKSNQYIVQHTGEGKNIFGACNTQAHNNYKAMLEQFSPLPQLSYSKNIEQLRFEKLLVNIAINPLSALHNIKNGQLRAPQFSSTIFNLLTEACNIAQALKLNIKLADALSNAYTIMTLTAQNYSSMHQDVIHNRQTEINAICGYISEQGRRLNINTPINNELLAKIKAKKSVD, encoded by the coding sequence ATGGCTAACATACTTGTTATTGGCGATGGTGCTATAGGTTTAATGCTCAGCCATTTTTTATCTAAGGCGCATAACGTATATGTGTTTACACGTAAAACCACTGCAAATACGCGTTTTTACTGTAAAGCTAATCAGCCTTCGCAAAAAATTAACGCGCAGTTTATTACCTTAAAGCAACTTAATGAGCTACCCGCGTTTGATACCGTCATATTTGCTGTAAAAGCATTTCAAGTGATCGATGCTTTTATACATATAAAGCCATTTTTATCATCACGTTGTAATATTGTGCTGTCGCACAACGGAATGGGTAATGTTGAACAACTAAACGCCGAACTTCGCTTTGAGCAGGCTTTATACTTTTTAACCACCAGCATGGCGGGATTTAAATCAAATCAGTATATTGTGCAGCATACCGGAGAGGGAAAAAATATATTCGGTGCATGTAATACGCAAGCTCACAACAATTATAAAGCGATGCTAGAGCAATTTAGTCCGTTGCCGCAATTGAGCTATTCAAAAAACATTGAACAACTAAGATTTGAAAAGTTACTTGTGAATATTGCTATTAACCCGTTAAGTGCACTGCATAATATTAAAAATGGGCAATTAAGGGCGCCGCAATTTAGCAGCACAATTTTTAATTTACTCACTGAAGCATGTAATATTGCACAGGCGCTCAAGCTCAATATTAAACTTGCCGATGCACTCAGTAATGCTTACACCATAATGACGCTCACTGCACAAAACTACTCTTCTATGCACCAAGATGTTATTCATAATCGGCAAACTGAAATAAACGCTATTTGTGGCTACATTAGTGAGCAAGGCCGACGTTTAAATATTAATACACCAATAAACAATGAGCTGCTTGCTAAAATAAAGGCAAAAAAAAGCGTGGATTAA
- the coaD gene encoding pantetheine-phosphate adenylyltransferase has translation MNVTAIYPGTFDPLTNGHTDLIQRAAKMFSTVIVAIAHNPTKQPCFTLEERVDLANTILGHLSNVKVIGFSGLLADLAFAHKADVLIRGIRAVSDFDYEFQLANMNRRLNPDLESVFLTPSERNSFISSTLVKEVARHNGDVSEFVHPVIVDALKEKLGCNAC, from the coding sequence ATGAACGTTACGGCAATTTACCCTGGTACATTCGATCCTTTAACCAATGGCCACACAGATTTAATTCAGCGTGCAGCTAAAATGTTTAGCACTGTAATTGTAGCTATTGCCCATAACCCCACTAAACAACCGTGCTTCACCCTCGAAGAGCGCGTTGACTTAGCAAACACTATTTTAGGGCATTTGAGCAATGTAAAAGTAATTGGCTTTTCTGGCTTACTTGCCGATTTAGCCTTTGCTCATAAAGCTGATGTGCTTATTCGCGGTATTAGAGCCGTATCTGACTTCGATTACGAGTTTCAGCTGGCGAACATGAACCGTCGCCTAAACCCAGATTTAGAAAGCGTGTTTTTAACACCTTCTGAACGTAATTCATTTATATCTTCAACCTTAGTAAAAGAAGTGGCTCGCCATAACGGTGATGTTAGCGAATTTGTTCACCCTGTCATTGTTGATGCGCTAAAAGAAAAGTTAGGCTGCAACGCCTGTTAA
- the thiI gene encoding tRNA uracil 4-sulfurtransferase ThiI — protein sequence MLKFIVKLHPEIAIKSRSVRKRFTKVLENNIKIVLRRVDEKVQVRNNWDNISVVTKLDDAQTRLDFIDSLQRIPGIVQFIEVTETDFTTLDDIYKKTIELVGHTIVGKTFCVRAKRIGQHDFTSTDLERYVGGGLNQHVEGARVKLSRPEVTIRLEVKDDKAYIVTQTHFGMAGFPLPTQEDVLSLMSGGFDSGVASYQMIRKGARTHFLFFNLGGAAHEIGVKQASYYLWKKFSSTHKVKFVTVDFEPVVAEILENVENSQMGVVLKRMMMRAGSQVAEKLNIQALVTGESIGQVSSQTLANLSVIDRVTETLILRPLIQHDKQEIINIARQIGTAEMAETMPEYCGVISKKPTVKAKIDVIKGEEEKFDFDVLNTVVENARIMDVRDIDVEAKQELKEAESVADLPVGAVVVDIRSPEEEDAAPLEVDGVEVVHLPFFRLATKFGDLPKDKDYYLYCERGVMSQLQALILHEEGFTGVKVYRP from the coding sequence ATGCTTAAATTTATCGTCAAACTACATCCTGAAATTGCCATTAAAAGCCGTTCGGTACGTAAACGCTTTACTAAAGTGTTAGAGAATAACATTAAAATTGTATTGCGCCGTGTTGACGAAAAAGTACAAGTAAGAAACAACTGGGACAACATTTCAGTCGTAACTAAGCTTGATGATGCGCAAACACGCTTAGACTTTATCGATAGCCTGCAGCGCATACCTGGAATTGTGCAATTTATTGAAGTAACCGAAACCGACTTCACTACGCTTGACGATATTTATAAAAAAACCATTGAGCTAGTAGGGCACACAATTGTTGGCAAAACATTTTGTGTGCGCGCAAAACGCATTGGGCAACACGATTTTACTTCAACAGATTTAGAACGTTATGTTGGTGGTGGTTTAAACCAACACGTAGAAGGTGCACGCGTTAAGCTAAGTCGCCCTGAAGTAACTATTCGCTTAGAAGTAAAAGACGATAAAGCTTACATAGTAACGCAAACACATTTTGGTATGGCTGGTTTCCCACTGCCTACACAAGAAGACGTGCTTTCGCTTATGTCGGGTGGTTTTGACTCGGGTGTAGCGAGTTATCAAATGATTCGTAAAGGTGCTCGTACACACTTTTTATTCTTTAATTTAGGTGGCGCAGCTCACGAAATTGGTGTTAAACAAGCCAGTTACTACTTATGGAAAAAGTTTAGCTCTACCCATAAAGTTAAGTTTGTAACTGTTGATTTTGAACCGGTAGTTGCTGAGATTTTAGAAAACGTAGAAAACAGCCAAATGGGTGTTGTGCTTAAGCGTATGATGATGCGCGCAGGTAGCCAAGTTGCTGAAAAACTGAATATTCAAGCACTTGTTACAGGTGAAAGCATTGGCCAGGTTTCAAGCCAAACACTGGCTAATTTAAGTGTGATTGACCGTGTAACCGAAACGCTTATTTTACGCCCGCTAATTCAGCACGATAAACAGGAAATTATTAATATTGCTCGCCAAATTGGCACCGCAGAAATGGCCGAAACAATGCCTGAGTACTGTGGAGTAATTTCTAAAAAGCCAACGGTTAAAGCTAAAATTGATGTTATTAAAGGCGAAGAAGAAAAGTTCGACTTTGATGTACTAAATACCGTAGTAGAAAATGCCCGCATTATGGATGTGCGCGATATTGACGTAGAAGCTAAGCAAGAGCTAAAAGAAGCAGAGTCGGTTGCTGATTTACCCGTTGGCGCCGTGGTTGTTGATATTCGCTCTCCTGAGGAAGAAGATGCAGCCCCGCTTGAGGTTGACGGCGTAGAGGTTGTGCATTTACCTTTCTTCCGTTTAGCGACTAAGTTTGGCGACCTGCCAAAAGATAAAGACTATTACCTTTACTGTGAAAGAGGGGTAATGAGTCAGTTACAGGCGCTTATATTGCATGAAGAAGGCTTTACGGGCGTTAAGGTATATCGTCCGTAA
- a CDS encoding VanZ family protein — protein sequence MTRRVYQAVFLISIVAFTFLFAKEIKGGVANLFPHVDKVAHFGIFFVLAIIMDKAFKLPLYTQILLLAGYGAAIEIMQDALPYRQASLGDFLADFAGAATYFLLRTIFTPRKKTPYG from the coding sequence GTGACACGGCGTGTTTATCAGGCAGTTTTTTTAATTAGCATTGTGGCTTTTACCTTTTTATTTGCTAAAGAGATAAAAGGCGGTGTAGCTAACTTATTTCCGCATGTTGATAAAGTTGCTCACTTTGGCATTTTTTTCGTACTCGCCATTATTATGGATAAAGCATTTAAACTACCGCTTTATACGCAAATTTTGCTACTCGCAGGGTACGGCGCGGCTATTGAAATAATGCAAGACGCCCTTCCCTACAGACAAGCATCACTGGGTGACTTTTTAGCTGACTTTGCTGGCGCTGCAACGTATTTTTTATTAAGAACTATTTTTACTCCTCGAAAAAAGACCCCTTATGGCTAA